The nucleotide window AACAGCAATCAAACCTGTTGTGGGCAACCGGCCTTTAATGCGGGTTTCCGGGATCAGTCAAAGGCCGTATGCAACAAGTTTATCAACGATTTTAAGGATGCTGAATATATAGTGGCGCCCAGCGCCAGCTGCGTCGGTTTCATTCGCAATTATTATCAGAAATTGTTTGATAACTCATCTCTGCATAATGAGGTGAAGTCAATGGCGGCCCGCACTTTCGAGTTTTCAGAATTCCTGCTTAATATACTAAAGGTGGATAATTGCGGCGCCGAATTAAATGGCCTTGCCACCTATCACGATAGCTGTGCCGCACTTCGCGAATGTAAAATAAAAGAGGGTCCGCGGCAATTACTGGGAAATGTAAAGGGACTGTATCTCACCGAAATGAATGATGTGGAAACCTGTTGTGGCTTTGGCGGTACTTTCGCTGTAAAGTTTCCCGGAATATCGGTAGGTATGGGGGAGCAAAAGGTAGAAAATGCCATTGCAACAGACGCCGACTATATCATTAGCACTGATCTTTCCTGCCTGATGCACCTGCAGGGATATATTAATGGAAAAGGTTACCGTATCAAACCTATGCACTTGGCCGATGTGTTGGCAAGTGGCTGGTAGCCTTTTACTTTTCTGTATTACGCGATTTCAGCTCCGCATTTATTTGTCCTAATCTCATAAAACTGGGGAGAAGAGAAAGCATGGCAACCGGAATTACAAAGATAATCATGTAGTTCCTGCTCTTCAATACAAGATAGAACAGGATCAGGCAGGCTACCAACATAACGATGCCCAGTCCAAAAGCTACCCCGGTAAGTGTTTTCTTTTGCTTAAGAAGCTCCTCTGTGGTTAAGTCAGTTACAACATTGCTCGCCTTTTTAGCCATTGTCTCATTTTTAGTTCGTGTTGTTAGTTAATGCTGCTTAAAGCCTGCTCAATATCGTAAATCACATCGTCCGGGTGTTCCAAACCCACTGAAATACGAATCAGACCAGGTGTAATGCCCACTTTAGAACGTTCTTCTTCACTTAATTTAGAATGGGTGGTGCTTGCCGGATGAGAAGCGATGCTACGCGAATCACCCAGGTTAGGCGTAAGTGATAATAATTGCAGTGCGTCCATAAATTTGCGGCCTGCCTCAACGCCCCCTTTTATTTCAAAACAAACAATACCGCCGCCAGCGCTCATTTGCTTTTTAGCTATTTCATGTTGAGGATGAGAAGGAAGAAAAGGATACTTCACCCATTCCAGTTGAGCATTCTTTTGCAGCTTCTCAGCAACCTTCAACGCATTGGCAGAATGACGGGTAATACGTACGTCTAATGTTTCAAGACTTTTGGTTAGTACCCAGGCATTAAAAGCGGAAAGAGTAGGACCCGAATTACGGCAAAACAGGTACACTTCGTTGATTAGTTCTTTTTTGCCGGCAATAACGCCACCTAAAACACGTCCCTGCCCATCAATCCATTTGGTGGCAGAATGAATCACCAGGTCAGCACCAAAATCAGCGGGGGTCTGCAAGAATGGAGTGGCAAAACAATTATCTACATTAAATATAAGGTTATGTTTCTTTGCTAATCGGCCTGCTTTTTCCAGGTCGATCAGCTCTAATTGCGGATTGGTGGGTGTTTCGAGGTAAAGCATTTTAGTATTCGGCTTTACCGAAGCTTCCCAGTTATCAATATCAGCTGCATCAACTAACGTAAATTCAATACCGAATTTCCCCAGAAACTTCGTAACAACGGTATTAGTACCGCCGAACATCGAACGGCAACACAGCAGG belongs to Niabella yanshanensis and includes:
- a CDS encoding (Fe-S)-binding protein produces the protein MHNVHIFIPCFVDQLYPETGFNMVKVLEKFGCTVYYNSNQTCCGQPAFNAGFRDQSKAVCNKFINDFKDAEYIVAPSASCVGFIRNYYQKLFDNSSLHNEVKSMAARTFEFSEFLLNILKVDNCGAELNGLATYHDSCAALRECKIKEGPRQLLGNVKGLYLTEMNDVETCCGFGGTFAVKFPGISVGMGEQKVENAIATDADYIISTDLSCLMHLQGYINGKGYRIKPMHLADVLASGW
- a CDS encoding trans-sulfuration enzyme family protein translates to MSNKRPLHPSTIAVRTQTERTQQMEHSTPLFLTSSFTFENAESMRAAFADESDDNIYSRYSNPTVDEFAHKIALLEKCEAGFAVASGMAAVFNSFMALLKTGDHLLCCRSMFGGTNTVVTKFLGKFGIEFTLVDAADIDNWEASVKPNTKMLYLETPTNPQLELIDLEKAGRLAKKHNLIFNVDNCFATPFLQTPADFGADLVIHSATKWIDGQGRVLGGVIAGKKELINEVYLFCRNSGPTLSAFNAWVLTKSLETLDVRITRHSANALKVAEKLQKNAQLEWVKYPFLPSHPQHEIAKKQMSAGGGIVCFEIKGGVEAGRKFMDALQLLSLTPNLGDSRSIASHPASTTHSKLSEEERSKVGITPGLIRISVGLEHPDDVIYDIEQALSSIN